TTGTGCGAAGCAAGTAGCGGTGTAGATAAATTAAACAAAAGGCCCAGTCTATGTGTTGAAACTTTACCCACAAGATACGAAAATCCGTTGCATAATGAACTTAAAGCATATGTAAATGACATAAGAAACAAGAAAATCAGTAATTCTATAGAGGGGAAATCTATTGCCCCTTTAATGAAAATCTTATGGGAAGCTCAAAGAAAATTAAAACAATCTCAGGAAAAAATATGGAAGTCAGAATAATTGATATGATTTCGTTATCATCAGATGGAATTAAAAATGAAGATAAAGCAGGTGTACGTATTGCAAAGCAAGCAGGATTTGCATGGATGATTGATGGCGCAACAGGGGTTAATAATAGTAAACACATTAGCGAATGTCTAACAGATGCCACATGGTATGCCGAAGAATTAAATGAAATTTTTTATACACTAAATAATGATGTCAATGTGGAAACCATGGCGGCCACCTCAATCCAAAAAATCGCTGCTGCTTATGCTAAAAAAACAGAGTATGTGAGAGAAATCCCAAAAATGGAGTTACCTTCAGCTGCAGTATTTTGGATGAAATGGCTTCACGATGAATTCACGCCCTCTTTATATCACATTAATATGGGTTGGTTAGGAGATTGTGTTGCAATTATAGAATATAAAAATAAAATATTTACATATGGAAATGAAGTAAGTGGTTTTTCCCATGATGATATAATCTCACTTTTTCAAAATGTCAAATTGGAAGCGGCTCATTCCATAGAGTTGCAGAAAACTCTTCTTGACACAGCAATCGAAGAAGAAAGAATGAGAATGAATAAAAAAAATGGATATTGGATTTTCAGTACTGATACAGAAGCAGCAGAAAACCTTTGTAAAAATAAATTAACCTGTGATAGTCCTGTAAGAGTATTATTAGCAACAGATGGATTTTATCGTCTAGTCGATTTATACAAGCGATATACAGATGAAGAACTTATTCATACCTGTAAAAATAAAGGGTTGAATTATTTGGCAAAAGAGCTGAGAATGATTGAACTACAAGATAGTTTGCATGAAAAATATCCAAGATTTAAGATATCTGATGATGCAACTGCGCTGTTGTTTGAACTTTTTCCAGAATAAAACCGTACAAGTAATATTTGAGTTTTAAAAAGTCAAACAAGGAGTAAATGCAGTGATTATTTCAAAAACACCAAGTAATTATAAACGCCTATTTATCACTGCACCCTCTAGAAGCGGTAGTAGTTTATTTACCAATATTTTAAATTCACTTCCACAAATAAAAATAGCAAATGAACCATTTTTAAATGGCGTGCCCATTTGGCACCTAGATGCA
Above is a genomic segment from Gammaproteobacteria bacterium containing:
- a CDS encoding protein phosphatase 2C domain-containing protein; the protein is MGSSKKIKTISGKNMEVRIIDMISLSSDGIKNEDKAGVRIAKQAGFAWMIDGATGVNNSKHISECLTDATWYAEELNEIFYTLNNDVNVETMAATSIQKIAAAYAKKTEYVREIPKMELPSAAVFWMKWLHDEFTPSLYHINMGWLGDCVAIIEYKNKIFTYGNEVSGFSHDDIISLFQNVKLEAAHSIELQKTLLDTAIEEERMRMNKKNGYWIFSTDTEAAENLCKNKLTCDSPVRVLLATDGFYRLVDLYKRYTDEELIHTCKNKGLNYLAKELRMIELQDSLHEKYPRFKISDDATALLFELFPE